The genomic window AGCTTGAATGCGCGGGCCCACGGGGAGTCCGAGCGCCGACTGACCACGACGAAGGTGACCACCCCGGCCGCGATGAGCAGCACGAGCGGGTTGGTCGTCTGCGACACCGCCACTGCGAGTCCGATGGCCCAGAGCCACCAGGCCCCGGGGTGCAGCGCTCGGGGGGTCGACGAGGACACGAAGAGGGTCAGGCTCCGCGTCGTCGGGCCACCACGAGGGCAGCTCCGCCCAGGGGGACCAGCAGAGCGACGCCGACGAGGGTCGGCACGAGGGCGCCGCCACCGTCATCGGCTGAGTCGGACGTGCTGGATGCGTTCGCGGTGTCGGTGGGGTCGCCACCGGAGGTCGAGGACTCGCTGGCCGCGGTGGTGCTCGACGACGAACTCGTGCTGCTCTTCTCGGCCTTCTTTTTCTTCTTCTCGTCGGCCTTCTTCTTGGCTTCAGCCTTCTTCTTCTTGGCCTGGGATGTGCTCGACGCGCTGGCGTCCTTGGACGCACTCGAGGATGAGGCCGCCGGAGACGACGGCTTGGCGCCGTCCCCGCCCGAGGGCGTCGCTCCACCGGCGGCAGGTGAGCTGCTCGGCGCGCTCGACCCCGGGCCGTTTGATGACCCTGAGCCCTGTGTTGCCTTCGGCTTGGCGGGCGCCGAGGGCTTCGCCGGGGGACTCGGCTTGGGCTTGGGCTTGGGGTTTGTGCTCGGCTTGGGGGGTGCTGGAGCGGCCACCTTCGGAGGGGCGATGCTCGGCGCTCCTCCGGATCCCAGCTTGAAGCCGACGACCGTGCCCGGCGCAGGGTCATAGGCGTAGATTCCGGTGTTGGAGTAACTCCACGACCCGCCGGCCGGCGCGTGGAAAAAGGCCCAGTACTGGCTCTTCGGCGGCATTCGCACGCAGGGGGTGTCCGGCAGGCCGTTGATCTTGCAAACGGCGCCGGGCTGGGTCTGGACCTGCTCGACGGAGAAGCCGGCGGCTACCAGGGCGTCGCGGGCCGACGGGTGGTCGCCGGAGGCACACCGGACATCGGCGCCGGAACCGCTCTGGACGACGACGGTCACGCCGCTCGTACCGGTGCAGGCCGCCGCCTGGGCCGGGGCGGTCATGGACAGACCGCCCCCGGCCAGCAGGGTGGCCAGGCCCAGACGAGCGACGAGACGGCGCATCAGTGGCGCTGCTCGGCCAGACGCCGACGGGCCACGAGAATGGCGCCTGCGGCCAGGACGCCGAGACCGGCGCCCCCGAGAAGCATCGGGGTGCTGGAGCCCGCAGCGGAGCCACCGTCGGTCTGCACGACTCCCGGACGGACCGGGGCGCTCGCGTCGTCGCTCTGGCCGTCGTCGCCCGTCTGCTCGGCCTCGTCCGTGGGCTCGGAGGTGCCTGGCTCGGGGTCGGTCGGGGTCGAGGCGCTGTCACAGTCGATCACCGGGGTCGCGGCGGCTTGACCCTCGTTCGTGACCGCGGCGTAGGACGTCCCGGTCACGCCGATGAGTGCCTGCGCCGTGGCGCGGGTCGTGATCGCGTCGGACTCGGAGTCGGCCCCCATCGCGTCGAAGGAGGCCTGGTCGTAGGCGATACCGCCGGCAACCTGAGGGGTCTCGCAGCCGAGTGTCAGCGACTCGAGGTAGCCGAGGGCCTTGCTGCGAGCCGCGTCGCGGCCGGCCAGGCCGAAGGCCACGGACGCCAGGCCGGTGCTGTTGGCGTTGCTCGCCTCAGTCGACGTGCCGCCGCCGACACCGCCGGCACCGTCCTGGTTGTCCTCGAGGAAGGTTGCCGCGGACTGCACCTCGGTGTCGTGGCCCCCGACGGCATCGAGAGCCTGGACGGCGAGGGAGGTCGCGTCCGGGTCGGAGACGCATTCCACGCCCTCTTCGCCTTCGTCCGGGTAGTCGAGGACGAAGCCACCGTCAGAGCACTGCTGGGACAGCAGGCTCTCGACGGACTCGGTCGAGGGGTTGACCCCCGCGCGCTTCAGACCGATGAGGCCGAAGGACTGGCCGAGGGTGTTGGAGAAGTCGCCGTACTCGGACTGGTCGGTGAACTGGCCGTTGGCCTGCTCGAGACCCTGCAGCTGCGCGACGAGGTCGACCCCGTTGACGTCCTTCGGGTTGAGGCCGCGGGCGCCGGTGAAGGTGAGCATCTTGCCGGTGGCCGAGGCGTAGATCTCGTCACCGGCGCCGGTGTACGCAGTCACGTTTGCGACGAGGTAGTCAGCGGCGGCGGCCGAGGCGTCGCCACCGGTGCCGGCCGCGGTCATCCCGAGGACGGCATCGATCGTCAGTCCGAGGTCGTCGAAGGTCTGTCCGCCGCCTGAACCCGTGAGTCGGTCGCCGCCGGCCTCGAGCTCAGCGGCGAGGTAGGCGACGGAGTCGTCCGGGCTGGCCGCGGACGCGGCCGGGGCGAGCGCCAGGCCCACGACGCCGATGGAGGCGGTGAGGGCCAGGGTGGGCAGAGAACGCATGTCGCGACCTTTCGAGCTGGGACTGGTGCCTACACCCGGTCGCGGTCTGCGTCGGGCTCGACCCGCTGTCCTCGACGGGTTGTGGTGGAGCCTCGCGTCGACTCAGGTTTTCCGACTCGCCCGGTGGGCTCACGGTTGCGGGACAGCGCCGGAATTCCACCGGCTTCCCCTGAGGCGCGCGACTGCCTCGCGGCAGTGCTGGGCCTCATCGTACTCCGTGTGGACTCGGGGCTGCGTCCGCGGCACGCAGTGGCATCTCAGCCTTCGTTCGCGCTGCCCTACACTGGTGACCACAGGCGTTCGAGCCGTCATCAGCGGCGAGCCTTCCGGAAGAACGGGTGCTGGGCAGCCCAGCAGCACACGCACCTCACTAGACCCGGACGGATGGTCACGTCACGACCGATCGACCAAGAGCGGTCTCCTCCCTTCGCGCGAAGGGGGTGGACAAGCGGGGTGGTACCGCGGTGGCCGAGCCATCGTCCTCGTGGCAGACAACGAGTTGACCACGCCGAGCACCCCCGGAGCCGCCGCGATGACCTACCCCAAGGTCTCCACCACCGACGCGACCACTGTCGCCTCCTCCCCGTCCTTCCCGGACATCGAGCAGCACGTGCTCAGGTACTGGGAGGACGACGGCACGTTCCAGGCCTCGGTCGATCAGCGCGACCCCGGCACGGACGGGACGAACGAGTTCGTCTTCTACGACGGGCCTCCCTTCGCCAACGGGCTGCCGCACTACGGCCACCTGCTCACCGGCTACGTCAAGGACGTCGTCCCGCGCTATCAGACCATGCGCGGCAAGCGCGTCGAGCGGCGCTTCGGCTGGGACACCCACGGCCTGCCCGCCGAGCTGGAGGCGATGAAGCAGCTCGGTCTGAAGACCACGGACGAGATCCGCGAGCTCGGCATCGAGAAGTTCAACGCCAAGTGCCGCGAGTCGGTGCTGAGGTACACCGGTGACTGGCGCGAGTACGTCACCCGCCAGGCGCGCTGGGTCGACTTCGACAACGACTACAAGACGCTCAACCCCGGCTTCATGGAGTCGGTCATCTGGGCCTTCAAGTCGATGTACGACAAGGGCCTGGTCTACGAGGGCTTCCGCGTCCTGCCCTACTGCTGGCAGGACGAGACCCCGCTGTCCAACCACGAGCTGCGGATGGATGACGAGGTCTACCAGCAGCGGCAGGACCCCGCGGTCACCGTCGGCGTGCAGATGGACACCACCGGCGAGGACCCCGTCCTGGACGGGGCACGCCTGCTGGTGTGGACGACGACCCCGTGGACCCTGCCGAGCCACCTCGCGGTCATGGTCGGCTCCGAGATCGACTACGTCGTCGTCGAGGCGCCCGTACCCGGCGTCGAGGGCGCGAGTGCCAAGTACGTCCTCGCGCAGGCCCGACTGGGTGCCTACGCGCGTGAGCTCGGTGACGAGCCCACGATCGTCGGTCGCTACACCGGTGCTCAGCTCGTCGGTCGTACCTACACGCCGCCGATGTCGTACTACGCGGGGCACGCCAATGCCTTCCGGGTCGTTGCTGCCGACGACGCCGTGACGACCACGGACGGTTCCGGGCTGGTCCACACCGCCGGCGCCTTCGGTGAGGTCGACAAGGAGGTCACCGACCGCGAGGGCATCGAGGCCGTCATGCCGGTGGCCAAGGACGGCACCTTCACCGCGCCGGTCACCGACTACGCGGGCCTGCTCGTCTTCGACGCCAACGGTCCGATCATCGACGCGCTCAAGGCGACCACGCGTGGGGAGCAGGCCGACTCGATCAGCCCCGGCACGATCCTGCTGCGCCGTGAGTCCTACGAGCACTCCTACCCGCACTGCTGGCGCTGCCGCCAGCCGCTGATCTACAAGGGCGTCGAGTCCTGGTTCGTCGAGGTCACGGCGATCAAGGACAGGATGCTCGCCAACAACGAGCAGATCACCTGGGTGCCCGAGCACGTCAAGCACGGCCAGTTCGGCAAGTGGCTGGAGAACGCCCGCGACTGGTCGATCACCCGCAACCGCTTCTGGGGCAGTCCCGTCCCAGTGTGGAAGTCCGACGACCCGGCCCACCCGCGCCTGGACGTCTACGGCTCCTTCGAGGAGATCGAGCGCGACTTCGGCCGGCTGCCCGTGGACTCCGAGGGTGAGCCGGATCTGCACCGTCCCTTCATCGACGACCTCACCCGGCCCAACCCCGACGACCCGACCGGCAGGAGCACGATGCGCCGCGTCGAGGACGTGCTGGACGTGTGGTTCGACTCCGGCTCGATGAGCTATGCCCAGGTGCACTACCCCTTCGAGAACGCGGAGTGGTTCGAGCACCACTTCCCGGGCGACTTCATCGTGGAGTACATCGGCCAGACGCGCGGCTGGTTCTACACGCTGCACATCCTGGCGACCGCGCTGTTCGACCGGCCGGCCTTCTCCTCCGTCGTCAGCCACGGCATCGTCCTGGGCAACGACGGGCAGAAGATGTCGAAGTCCCTGCAGAACTACCCCGACGTCAACGAGGTCTTCGACAGGGACGGCGCCGACGCGATGCGCTGGTTCCTCATGTCCAGCCCGATCCTGCGCGGTGGCAACCTCGTCGTCACCGAGCAGGGCATCCGGGAGGGCGTGCGCCAGGTCCTCATCCCGCTGTGGAACAGCTACTCCTTCTTCTCCCTCTACGCCAACGCACTCGGGTCCGGCTACGAGGCGACGTGGTCGACCGACTCCACCGACCCGCTGGACCGCTACCTGCTGGCCAAGCTGCGCGAGTTCGTCGAGGAGGCCACCGCGCGCCTGGACGAGTACGACATCGCCGGTGCCTGCGACAGCACCCGTTCCTTCACCGACGTGCTGACGAACTGGTACATCCGGCGCAGCCGGGAGCGGTTCTGGGCCACCGATGCAGCGGATGCCGACACCGTGTCCGACTCGATGGCCGACGCCAAGCGTGCCTGCGACACCCTCTACACGGCACTGGAGGTGCTCTGCCGGGTCTCCGCCCCCCTTCTCCCGCTGACGACCGAGGAGATCTGGCGGGGCCTGACGGGGGAGCGCTCCGTGCACCTCGCCGACTGGCCGGACGCGACCCAGCTGCCCGCCGACCACGACCTCGTCCAGGCGATGGACGCGGCGCGGGAGGTCTGCTCCGGAGCGAGCGCGCTGCGCAAGGCCAACAAGTTGCGCAACCGCCTGCCCCTGCGTGACCTCACGGTCGTCGTACCGGAGGCGGCCGCGCTCGCCGACTTCGGTGCGATCGTCGCGGATGAGGTCAACGTGCGTCAGGTGAGCCTGCTCGACATCACCGACCCGGCCGCCGAGGAGTTCGGCGTGAGCCAGAAGCTGGCCGTCAACGCCCGCGCCGCCGGCCCGCGTCTGGGCAAGCAGGTCCAGGTGGCCATCAAGGGCTCGAAGTCGGGGGACTGGTCGGTCGCCGAGGGCGGCACCGTCACCTCCGGCGGCATCGAGCTGGTCGAGGGCGAGTACGCGCTCGAGACCGTCGCGGCGGATGACGAAGGGAGCCAGCGCGCCACCGCGATGCTGCCCGCCGCCATCGGTGGCTTCATCGTCCTGGACACCGAGGTCACCGACGAGCTGGCCGCCGAGGGCCTGGCCCGCGACGTCATCCGCGCGGTCCAGCAAGCTCGTCGTGATGCCGGCCTGGACGTCTCCGACCGGATCAGCCTGACGATCACCGGCAGTCAACCGGTCTGGGAGGCAGTCGCCACGCACCAGAACCTCGTCCTCGAGGAGACGCTCGCGAGCCAGTTCGGCTCCGCGCCGAACCTCGAGGCGTTGGCGCTGGGTGACGGTGTCACGCAGGCCGACCTCTCCGGCAGCGAGCCCGTGCGGATCAAGGTCAGCAAGATCTGAGCCGTCGAACGAGCGGAGACGACTTGTGACAATGGCCCCATGATCAACGGCGCGCTGTGGGTGCTCGGGTGCCAGCTCGTGGGCGAGGTGGTGGCTCGCTGGCTCGACCTGCCCGTCCCCGGCCCGGTCCTGGGCATGGTGCTGCTCTTCGGGGTGCTGTCCGTGCGCCGTCCCGGTCAGCAGTCGGGGACCCTGCGCGTGGCCGACGGCCTGCTGCGCCACCTGCAGCTGCTATTCGTCCCGGTGACGGTGGGGATCATGGTGCACGCGGGCACGATCCGGCAGGAGTGGTTGCCGGTGACCGGTGGGCTGGTCCTGTCCTGGGCCGCCGGGCTGGTGACGGTGGCGGGTCTGGCGACGCTGCTCGTGCGTCGCCGCGGCGCAGCGGATGAGTCCCTGTCCGGGGAGTCGTCGTGAGTGTTGCTCTGGACTACCTGCGTACGTCGCCGTTGACGTGGATCTTCGTCACGCTGCTGGCCTACCGTGCCGGGGTCTGGCTGCGGGATCGCACGGGCGGCCACCCGCTGGCCCAACCGGTCTTCATCGCCGCCGGCCTCGTCATGGCGCTGCTTGCCGCCGTCGACGTCGAGTACGAGACGTACATGGAGGGCGGGTTGCTCATCCACGTACTGCTCGGTCCGGCGACCGTGGCCCTGGCGGTCCCGCTGCACCGTCAGGCGCACCACCTGAAGGAGATGCTCGTGCCCCTCCTCGTGGCCCTGCCGGTCGGCGCCATCGTCTCGATCGGCTCCGCCGTGCTGACGGTCCGGGCGCTGGGCGGAGATCGGGCGCTCGAGCTCACCGTGGCGCCCAAGTCCGCGACGACACCGGTGGCGATCGGTATCGCCGATCAGATCGGGGGTGTGCCGGCGCTGGTCGCGGTCTTCACGATGCTCGCCGGGCTGCTCGGTGCGGTCCTGGGGCCCGGCCTCCTCGACCGCCTGCGCATTCGGGACCACCGCGCCCGGGGGCTGGCCCTGGGCGCCGTCTCGCACGGGGTCGGCACGTCGCGGGCCCTGCACGACCACCCCACGGAGGGCGCCTTCGCCGGGCTGTCGATGGGTCTGACGGCGTTGCTGACCAGCCTGCTCGTCCCGGTGGTCATCGCCCTGCTGTGAGGTCCTTCGTCGCCCAGCTCACCGGTGCCGCCGGGTCGGGTTCGTACCAGCAGTAGCTGCCCGTACGGATTCGGGAACGCAGGTGCGCGGCGGCTTCGGGGTGGTGCTCCGCCAGTGCCTTCATGGCGTACTTGATCGTGCGAGTCACGCTGGTTCGGGCCCGTTCGGTGGTGCCTCCGGTAGTTCGATCGCGCCCACCCAGACCAATGGCTCGGGACAGCTCCCCGACAAGGTACTCACGGTCCGCGTGAGCCTGCTCGGAGCCGTCCGCGTCGCCTCGCACGTCTGCGTCGGCGATGTCCGCATCGATCTCGGCCAGACGGCGTCGGTAGGCCGCTCGTGCCTGGTCGTCCAGAACGGGCA from Janibacter cremeus includes these protein-coding regions:
- a CDS encoding peptidase, translating into MRSLPTLALTASIGVVGLALAPAASAASPDDSVAYLAAELEAGGDRLTGSGGGQTFDDLGLTIDAVLGMTAAGTGGDASAAAADYLVANVTAYTGAGDEIYASATGKMLTFTGARGLNPKDVNGVDLVAQLQGLEQANGQFTDQSEYGDFSNTLGQSFGLIGLKRAGVNPSTESVESLLSQQCSDGGFVLDYPDEGEEGVECVSDPDATSLAVQALDAVGGHDTEVQSAATFLEDNQDGAGGVGGGTSTEASNANSTGLASVAFGLAGRDAARSKALGYLESLTLGCETPQVAGGIAYDQASFDAMGADSESDAITTRATAQALIGVTGTSYAAVTNEGQAAATPVIDCDSASTPTDPEPGTSEPTDEAEQTGDDGQSDDASAPVRPGVVQTDGGSAAGSSTPMLLGGAGLGVLAAGAILVARRRLAEQRH
- the ileS gene encoding isoleucine--tRNA ligase — translated: MTYPKVSTTDATTVASSPSFPDIEQHVLRYWEDDGTFQASVDQRDPGTDGTNEFVFYDGPPFANGLPHYGHLLTGYVKDVVPRYQTMRGKRVERRFGWDTHGLPAELEAMKQLGLKTTDEIRELGIEKFNAKCRESVLRYTGDWREYVTRQARWVDFDNDYKTLNPGFMESVIWAFKSMYDKGLVYEGFRVLPYCWQDETPLSNHELRMDDEVYQQRQDPAVTVGVQMDTTGEDPVLDGARLLVWTTTPWTLPSHLAVMVGSEIDYVVVEAPVPGVEGASAKYVLAQARLGAYARELGDEPTIVGRYTGAQLVGRTYTPPMSYYAGHANAFRVVAADDAVTTTDGSGLVHTAGAFGEVDKEVTDREGIEAVMPVAKDGTFTAPVTDYAGLLVFDANGPIIDALKATTRGEQADSISPGTILLRRESYEHSYPHCWRCRQPLIYKGVESWFVEVTAIKDRMLANNEQITWVPEHVKHGQFGKWLENARDWSITRNRFWGSPVPVWKSDDPAHPRLDVYGSFEEIERDFGRLPVDSEGEPDLHRPFIDDLTRPNPDDPTGRSTMRRVEDVLDVWFDSGSMSYAQVHYPFENAEWFEHHFPGDFIVEYIGQTRGWFYTLHILATALFDRPAFSSVVSHGIVLGNDGQKMSKSLQNYPDVNEVFDRDGADAMRWFLMSSPILRGGNLVVTEQGIREGVRQVLIPLWNSYSFFSLYANALGSGYEATWSTDSTDPLDRYLLAKLREFVEEATARLDEYDIAGACDSTRSFTDVLTNWYIRRSRERFWATDAADADTVSDSMADAKRACDTLYTALEVLCRVSAPLLPLTTEEIWRGLTGERSVHLADWPDATQLPADHDLVQAMDAAREVCSGASALRKANKLRNRLPLRDLTVVVPEAAALADFGAIVADEVNVRQVSLLDITDPAAEEFGVSQKLAVNARAAGPRLGKQVQVAIKGSKSGDWSVAEGGTVTSGGIELVEGEYALETVAADDEGSQRATAMLPAAIGGFIVLDTEVTDELAAEGLARDVIRAVQQARRDAGLDVSDRISLTITGSQPVWEAVATHQNLVLEETLASQFGSAPNLEALALGDGVTQADLSGSEPVRIKVSKI
- a CDS encoding CidA/LrgA family protein, whose translation is MINGALWVLGCQLVGEVVARWLDLPVPGPVLGMVLLFGVLSVRRPGQQSGTLRVADGLLRHLQLLFVPVTVGIMVHAGTIRQEWLPVTGGLVLSWAAGLVTVAGLATLLVRRRGAADESLSGESS
- a CDS encoding LrgB family protein; this encodes MSVALDYLRTSPLTWIFVTLLAYRAGVWLRDRTGGHPLAQPVFIAAGLVMALLAAVDVEYETYMEGGLLIHVLLGPATVALAVPLHRQAHHLKEMLVPLLVALPVGAIVSIGSAVLTVRALGGDRALELTVAPKSATTPVAIGIADQIGGVPALVAVFTMLAGLLGAVLGPGLLDRLRIRDHRARGLALGAVSHGVGTSRALHDHPTEGAFAGLSMGLTALLTSLLVPVVIALL